A genomic stretch from Microbacterium luteolum includes:
- a CDS encoding carbohydrate ABC transporter permease, translated as MRRSRDIGESIIRPHLSIPGRVLLLLLALFGLLPIYWLTATAFTKKEDVFALDRPFFPVDPTFENFIGFFQNDALLKNLLNSVIVSTGTAVLAVLVGGLMAYSLSKFRYRGRNAIMFMFLIGQLIPGALLLISLYLMLSSAGLLYTYTALIISFTTFTLPLAVFLLKGIIDGLPDDILEAAKVDGLSRTGTMFRIVFPLIVPGLITAAMFAFMRGWSDLLFALTLAGPDKQTLPAGLTQAFIREGTADWPALMAASLVTSLPLVLIFILLQRYFVSGLAAGAVKG; from the coding sequence ATGCGCCGTTCCCGCGACATCGGTGAGTCGATCATCCGCCCCCACCTGTCCATCCCCGGGCGCGTCCTGCTCCTGCTGCTCGCCCTGTTCGGGCTGCTGCCGATCTACTGGCTCACGGCGACCGCGTTCACGAAGAAGGAAGACGTCTTCGCGCTGGATCGGCCGTTCTTCCCGGTCGATCCCACGTTCGAGAACTTCATCGGCTTCTTCCAGAACGACGCCCTGCTGAAGAACCTCCTGAACAGCGTCATCGTCTCGACCGGCACCGCGGTGCTCGCGGTCCTGGTCGGCGGGCTCATGGCGTACTCGCTGTCGAAGTTCCGCTACCGCGGACGCAACGCGATCATGTTCATGTTCCTGATCGGGCAGCTGATCCCCGGTGCCCTCCTGCTCATCTCGCTGTATCTGATGCTGAGCTCGGCCGGACTGCTGTACACGTACACCGCCCTGATCATCTCGTTCACGACGTTCACCCTGCCGCTCGCGGTGTTCCTGCTGAAGGGCATCATCGACGGTCTTCCGGACGACATCCTCGAGGCGGCGAAGGTCGACGGGCTCTCCCGTACGGGCACCATGTTCCGCATCGTGTTCCCGCTCATCGTGCCGGGACTCATCACGGCGGCGATGTTCGCGTTCATGCGGGGCTGGAGCGATCTGCTCTTCGCGCTCACGCTCGCCGGACCCGACAAGCAGACGCTTCCCGCGGGTCTCACCCAGGCCTTCATCCGCGAGGGCACCGCCGACTGGCCGGCGCTCATGGCCGCGTCCCTCGTGACCTCGCTGCCGCTCGTCCTCATCTTCATTCTCCTGCAGCGCTACTTCGTCTCCGGTCTCGCGGCCGGAGCCGTCAAGGGGTAG
- a CDS encoding bifunctional 4-hydroxy-2-oxoglutarate aldolase/2-dehydro-3-deoxy-phosphogluconate aldolase, which yields MSVVDNQQLRERVGAERIVAILRGTDVDATVDAALTLIDAGILTLEIALTLEGAEEAIAQVVQAAPPEALIGAGTVLTEADADRALSAGAQFLVTPTLTASVEYAVRQGVGVLPGVYTPTEIQRGMDLGAAAVKLFPASALGPGFIRAVRDPFPGARIIPVGGVGVDTIGGYFAAGAFAVGVGGPLVGDAATPGGDRIALAARARAFVDAVRR from the coding sequence ATGAGCGTGGTCGACAACCAGCAGCTGCGGGAGCGGGTCGGCGCGGAGCGCATCGTCGCGATCCTCCGGGGAACCGACGTCGATGCCACGGTCGACGCGGCGCTGACGCTCATCGATGCCGGCATCCTCACCCTGGAGATCGCGCTCACCCTGGAGGGTGCTGAAGAGGCGATCGCCCAGGTCGTGCAGGCCGCACCGCCCGAGGCCCTCATCGGCGCGGGCACGGTCCTCACCGAGGCGGATGCGGATCGCGCGCTGTCAGCCGGCGCGCAGTTCCTGGTCACGCCGACGCTCACGGCGTCAGTGGAGTACGCGGTCCGGCAGGGCGTCGGCGTGCTGCCCGGCGTCTACACGCCGACCGAGATCCAGCGCGGCATGGATCTGGGGGCCGCGGCGGTGAAGCTCTTCCCGGCGTCGGCACTCGGGCCGGGATTCATCCGCGCCGTCCGCGATCCGTTCCCTGGCGCGAGGATCATCCCCGTCGGCGGGGTCGGCGTCGACACGATCGGCGGGTACTTCGCTGCGGGCGCGTTCGCCGTCGGTGTCGGGGGACCGCTCGTCGGCGACGCGGCGACACCGGGGGGAGACCGGATCGCGCTCGCCGCGAGAGCGCGGGCGTTCGTCGACGCCGTCCGCAGATGA
- a CDS encoding dihydrodipicolinate synthase family protein: MAPTLQGLMPILATPFDETGALDRAGLRRLVEFQLAAGVDGVAVFGMASEGFALTTEERRAILDDVVRLVDGRVPVIAGVNGTSTATSIEQALLAEEGGADALMVLPPFMVKPPAGTLVDFYGDVAAATSLSVMVQDAPGVTGVAMTPALIAELARLDGVDSVKVEAPPTAPKVGAVVDAIGDSRFAVLGGQNAQFCLEEYARGAVGTMPACEFPDLLAPVLAQFVEGRVEEARADFRRMLPLVLIGLQGGIAWAVHKEVLVARGVIEHATVRYPASRLDAGSRAAVKLVIEELDLPPVPTTVRV; encoded by the coding sequence ATGGCTCCGACACTCCAGGGCCTGATGCCCATCCTGGCGACGCCGTTCGACGAGACGGGCGCCCTCGACCGCGCGGGTCTGCGCCGCCTGGTCGAATTCCAGCTCGCCGCCGGCGTGGACGGCGTCGCCGTCTTCGGGATGGCCAGCGAGGGCTTCGCCCTCACGACAGAGGAGCGCCGAGCCATCCTCGACGACGTCGTGCGACTCGTCGACGGACGTGTTCCCGTGATCGCCGGCGTCAACGGCACCTCCACGGCCACCTCGATCGAGCAGGCGCTGCTGGCCGAGGAAGGCGGCGCCGACGCGCTCATGGTGCTGCCGCCGTTCATGGTCAAGCCTCCCGCCGGAACCCTCGTCGACTTCTACGGCGACGTCGCCGCCGCCACCTCCCTGTCGGTCATGGTGCAGGACGCCCCCGGCGTCACGGGAGTCGCCATGACACCCGCGCTGATCGCGGAGCTGGCCCGTCTCGACGGCGTCGACTCCGTGAAGGTCGAGGCGCCCCCGACGGCCCCCAAGGTCGGCGCTGTCGTCGATGCTATCGGCGACAGCCGCTTCGCGGTGCTGGGCGGGCAGAACGCGCAGTTCTGCCTCGAGGAGTACGCTCGCGGCGCGGTCGGCACCATGCCGGCGTGCGAGTTCCCCGACCTCCTCGCCCCCGTGCTCGCACAGTTCGTCGAGGGGCGCGTCGAGGAGGCGCGGGCGGACTTCCGTCGTATGCTCCCTCTCGTGCTCATCGGTCTGCAGGGCGGCATCGCGTGGGCGGTGCACAAGGAGGTGCTCGTCGCGCGCGGCGTCATCGAGCACGCCACCGTCCGCTACCCGGCCTCCCGCCTCGACGCCGGTAGCCGCGCAGCGGTCAAGCTCGTGATCGAGGAGCTCGACCTGCCGCCGGTGCCGACCACGGTGCGCGTGTGA
- the gndA gene encoding NADP-dependent phosphogluconate dehydrogenase has protein sequence MPEASANIGVVGLAVMGSNLARNLASREGNTVAIFNRSYEKTETLVSEHPEAGFVPAQTYQEFADSLQKPRTAIIMVKAGGPTDAVIDSLVEVFEPGDIIVDGGNAYFPDTIRREKAVRETGINFVGAGISGGEEGALTGPSIMPGGSDESWVTLGPILKSIAAIAEGEPCVTHVGHDGAGHFVKMVHNGIEYADMQLIAEAYDLIRRGTGKSPAEIADIFAEWNRGELESYLIEITAEVLRQIDAETGKPLVDVILDQAGAKGTGAWTVQTALSLGVPVSGIAEATFARSLSSHPEQREVATALPGPDEEFVVSDEAAFIEDVRLALYASKIVAYSQGFDEIRAGAAEYGWNIDLGAISKIWRGGCIIRAQFLNRIADAYAAEPGLPVLLTAPYFTEAITRAQAPWRRVVVAAAQAGIPAPAFSSSLSYYDGIRADRLPAALVQGQRDFFGAHTYKRIDKPGTFHTQWSGDRTEIEAEDTH, from the coding sequence GTGCCCGAAGCATCAGCGAACATCGGAGTCGTCGGACTCGCCGTCATGGGTTCGAATCTCGCCCGCAACCTCGCCAGCCGCGAGGGCAACACGGTGGCGATCTTCAACCGCAGCTACGAGAAGACCGAGACGCTCGTCTCCGAGCACCCGGAAGCCGGGTTCGTTCCCGCGCAGACCTATCAGGAGTTCGCCGATTCGCTGCAGAAGCCGCGGACCGCGATCATCATGGTCAAGGCCGGCGGCCCGACGGATGCCGTGATCGACTCGCTGGTCGAGGTCTTCGAGCCCGGTGACATCATCGTCGACGGCGGCAACGCGTACTTCCCCGACACGATCCGCCGCGAGAAGGCGGTCCGCGAGACCGGCATCAACTTCGTCGGCGCGGGGATCTCCGGCGGCGAGGAGGGCGCCCTCACGGGTCCCTCGATCATGCCCGGCGGCTCGGACGAGTCGTGGGTCACGCTCGGCCCGATCCTGAAGTCCATCGCCGCGATCGCCGAGGGCGAGCCGTGCGTCACGCACGTCGGGCACGACGGCGCCGGCCACTTCGTGAAGATGGTGCACAACGGCATCGAGTACGCCGACATGCAGCTCATCGCCGAGGCCTACGACCTCATCCGCCGCGGTACGGGCAAGTCCCCCGCCGAGATCGCCGACATCTTCGCCGAGTGGAACAGGGGCGAGCTCGAGTCGTACCTGATCGAGATCACCGCCGAGGTGCTCCGCCAGATCGACGCCGAGACCGGCAAGCCCCTCGTCGACGTGATCCTCGACCAGGCCGGCGCCAAGGGCACCGGCGCGTGGACCGTGCAGACCGCCCTGTCGCTCGGGGTGCCCGTCTCGGGCATCGCCGAGGCCACGTTCGCCCGGTCGCTCTCGTCGCACCCGGAGCAGCGCGAGGTCGCCACCGCCCTCCCCGGCCCCGACGAGGAGTTCGTCGTCTCCGACGAGGCCGCGTTCATCGAGGACGTCCGCCTGGCGCTGTACGCGTCGAAGATCGTCGCGTACTCGCAGGGCTTCGACGAGATCCGCGCCGGCGCCGCCGAATACGGCTGGAACATCGACCTCGGAGCGATCAGCAAGATCTGGCGCGGCGGCTGCATCATCCGCGCGCAGTTCCTGAACCGCATCGCCGATGCCTACGCCGCAGAGCCCGGCCTGCCCGTGCTGCTGACCGCCCCGTACTTCACCGAGGCGATCACGCGTGCGCAGGCGCCGTGGCGTCGCGTGGTGGTCGCGGCCGCGCAGGCCGGCATCCCGGCTCCGGCGTTCTCGTCATCGCTGTCGTACTACGACGGCATCCGCGCCGACCGGCTTCCGGCCGCCCTCGTGCAGGGTCAGCGCGACTTCTTCGGCGCGCACACGTACAAGCGCATCGACAAGCCGGGCACCTTCCACACGCAGTGGTCGGGCGACCGCACCGAGATCGAGGCGGAAGACACGCACTGA
- a CDS encoding SMP-30/gluconolactonase/LRE family protein, which yields MSRSPLSRTVEILSDARYVQAESPRWDARDGGLAWIDMATGAFHRGRIEQGRVVPGAAVRVGDQIGAPVPLAAPGAGWAVAVDRRIVHVSDAGVVSPLVTDVAAAGHYMNDGGADPFGRFWVGSQSMPRAPHCALWSLEPDGTMIERLTGVTVSNGLAFDRSGSTLYYIDTLPHRSIEAFDVAPDGRLSRRRTVCKVDGGNPDGMTIDDEGMLWVAVWDAGEVRRYSPTGQLLEAITLPSRRPTAVALVDRLLVITTASIGLSEPTDADGALLGVEVEVGGSPASPWSGEPVR from the coding sequence ATGTCACGTTCCCCGCTCTCCCGCACCGTCGAGATCCTCTCCGACGCGCGATACGTCCAGGCCGAGTCGCCGCGTTGGGATGCCCGCGACGGCGGCCTCGCCTGGATCGACATGGCGACCGGCGCGTTCCACCGCGGCAGGATCGAGCAGGGGAGGGTCGTCCCGGGTGCCGCCGTACGCGTCGGGGACCAGATCGGTGCACCCGTACCGCTCGCCGCGCCGGGAGCCGGCTGGGCGGTCGCGGTCGACCGGAGGATCGTCCACGTGAGCGACGCCGGCGTCGTCTCGCCGCTCGTGACAGATGTCGCTGCCGCCGGCCACTACATGAACGACGGCGGTGCAGATCCCTTCGGCCGGTTCTGGGTCGGCAGTCAGTCGATGCCGCGGGCGCCGCACTGTGCGCTGTGGAGTCTCGAACCAGACGGCACGATGATCGAGCGGCTCACGGGCGTGACCGTGTCGAACGGGCTTGCGTTCGACCGATCAGGGTCGACGCTCTATTACATCGACACGCTTCCGCATCGGAGCATCGAGGCGTTCGACGTCGCTCCCGACGGACGCCTCTCGCGTCGTCGCACGGTCTGCAAGGTCGACGGCGGCAATCCCGACGGCATGACGATCGACGACGAGGGCATGCTGTGGGTCGCCGTGTGGGATGCCGGCGAGGTCCGGCGCTACTCGCCGACCGGGCAGCTGCTCGAGGCGATCACGCTTCCCTCGCGCCGACCGACGGCTGTCGCCCTCGTCGATCGCCTGCTGGTGATCACGACGGCGAGCATCGGGCTGTCGGAGCCCACCGACGCGGATGGGGCGCTTCTCGGCGTCGAGGTCGAGGTCGGCGGCTCTCCCGCGTCGCCGTGGAGCGGGGAGCCGGTGCGATGA
- a CDS encoding ABC transporter substrate-binding protein, protein MNISNSQLSRRAFLGGGTALAAFGALALAGCATPAAPGTGAGSTANAATKAKTINFYGNSLGEEALKPAWQGILDGFAKEAGATVAPVIYPYDQAATQLALTGRSGKLLGVGQSGGWQVLTPMDVLADLTDLAKGLGIPQGVLDSYTMDGKLLVLPLTAAGIGIITNGEIAKSVGIKSGMTVEQFATALEKIKAQDASLIPYAAVTKNPDLKDAVHWMWGFGSEVVTDDFTCTIGDAESVKAMTWYKSLQDEGLTQTNVARSDARILFASGRAALYDDAPLASTFVKTNGAPQNIIDNIGAIARPTSGKNKSYNRAWGSGLFASAGEGELTSRDFITYAATNVKAATALYERSAVAPAAKSVADQIPALAADKFQTAFRTEISEHARGAAWDRVAVTAQIDAAIGGGVATILAGQVDVQAGLNALKKEVQGLLDANS, encoded by the coding sequence ATGAACATCTCGAACTCGCAGCTGAGCCGTCGTGCCTTCCTCGGCGGCGGCACCGCGTTGGCCGCCTTCGGAGCGCTCGCCCTCGCCGGCTGCGCGACGCCCGCCGCTCCCGGCACCGGAGCCGGCAGCACCGCGAATGCGGCCACCAAGGCCAAGACCATCAACTTCTACGGCAACTCGCTCGGCGAGGAGGCGCTGAAGCCGGCCTGGCAGGGGATCCTCGACGGCTTCGCCAAGGAAGCCGGCGCGACCGTCGCCCCCGTGATCTACCCGTACGACCAGGCGGCCACCCAGCTCGCTCTCACCGGCCGCTCCGGCAAGCTCCTGGGCGTCGGGCAGTCGGGCGGGTGGCAGGTGCTCACGCCCATGGACGTGCTCGCCGACCTGACGGACCTCGCGAAGGGGCTCGGCATCCCCCAGGGCGTGCTCGATTCGTACACCATGGACGGCAAGCTCCTCGTGCTGCCGCTGACGGCCGCCGGCATCGGCATCATCACGAACGGCGAGATCGCGAAGAGCGTCGGGATCAAGTCGGGCATGACGGTCGAGCAGTTCGCGACCGCGCTCGAGAAGATCAAGGCGCAGGACGCCTCGCTCATCCCGTACGCCGCGGTCACCAAGAACCCCGACCTGAAGGATGCCGTCCACTGGATGTGGGGCTTCGGCAGCGAGGTCGTCACCGACGACTTCACCTGCACGATCGGCGATGCGGAGAGCGTCAAGGCCATGACCTGGTACAAGTCGCTCCAGGACGAGGGCCTCACGCAGACGAACGTCGCCCGGAGCGACGCCCGCATCCTGTTCGCGAGCGGCCGGGCCGCGCTGTACGACGATGCTCCGCTCGCCTCGACCTTCGTCAAGACGAACGGCGCGCCACAGAACATCATCGACAACATCGGCGCCATCGCGCGCCCGACCTCGGGGAAGAACAAGTCCTACAACCGCGCCTGGGGCTCCGGCCTGTTCGCGAGTGCGGGCGAGGGCGAGCTCACCAGCCGCGACTTCATCACCTACGCGGCGACCAACGTGAAGGCGGCGACGGCGCTGTACGAGCGCTCGGCGGTGGCTCCGGCGGCGAAGTCGGTCGCGGACCAGATCCCCGCCCTCGCGGCTGACAAGTTCCAGACCGCCTTCCGCACGGAGATCTCCGAGCACGCGCGCGGTGCGGCCTGGGACCGGGTCGCCGTGACCGCGCAGATCGACGCCGCCATCGGCGGGGGAGTCGCGACCATCCTCGCCGGACAGGTCGACGTGCAGGCGGGCCTCAACGCCCTGAAGAAGGAAGTGCAGGGTCTGCTCGACGCCAACTCCTGA
- a CDS encoding carbohydrate ABC transporter permease, protein MQQAILERPAKSEQAEPRSGRRSTLGAKDRTFGFMIALPAVLLFLVIAIFPLVSSIGTSLYDQSLLRPERTFVGLGNYAAIWDEFFARLGTTLVFASLSTVFPLVLGVALALLLNARLRGRNILRGALMLPWLLPGVVVSFLWAWIFNDSYGVVNHVLAILGMPEVSMLGNPVGAMAAVVIAKTWHSFPWIMVVALAVLQTLPSEQIEAATIDGATRAQRFRYISLPHIAGPVTLVAVLEFIYNFGNFDTIFVMTGGGPGNSTTTLAVSLYHLAFGSYELGKASAMGALWLVLLAIISSGYLLLNRRLEK, encoded by the coding sequence ATGCAACAAGCCATCCTCGAGCGGCCCGCGAAGAGCGAGCAGGCCGAGCCACGTTCCGGGCGGCGCTCCACGCTGGGCGCGAAGGACCGCACCTTCGGTTTCATGATCGCACTTCCCGCGGTCCTCCTGTTCCTCGTGATCGCGATCTTCCCCCTCGTGTCGAGCATCGGCACCAGCCTCTACGATCAGTCCCTGCTGCGCCCGGAGCGCACATTCGTGGGGCTGGGCAACTACGCCGCGATCTGGGACGAGTTCTTCGCCCGCCTCGGCACGACGCTGGTCTTCGCCTCGCTGTCCACCGTCTTCCCGCTCGTGCTCGGCGTCGCCCTCGCATTGCTGCTCAATGCACGCCTGCGCGGGCGGAACATCCTGCGCGGCGCCCTGATGCTGCCGTGGCTGCTCCCCGGCGTCGTCGTCTCCTTCCTCTGGGCGTGGATCTTCAACGACAGCTACGGCGTCGTCAACCACGTGCTCGCGATCCTCGGGATGCCGGAGGTCAGCATGCTCGGCAACCCGGTCGGTGCGATGGCCGCGGTGGTCATCGCCAAGACCTGGCACTCGTTCCCCTGGATCATGGTCGTCGCACTCGCCGTGCTCCAGACGCTGCCGAGCGAGCAGATCGAGGCGGCCACGATCGACGGTGCGACACGTGCGCAGCGCTTCCGGTACATCTCCCTGCCGCACATCGCCGGCCCGGTCACCCTCGTCGCGGTCCTCGAGTTCATCTACAACTTCGGCAACTTCGACACGATCTTCGTCATGACCGGGGGCGGCCCCGGTAACTCGACAACGACGCTCGCGGTCAGCCTCTACCACCTGGCCTTCGGCAGCTACGAGCTCGGGAAGGCCTCCGCGATGGGCGCCCTCTGGCTCGTGCTCCTCGCCATCATCTCGAGCGGCTACCTGCTCCTCAACCGACGACTGGAGAAGTGA
- a CDS encoding SDR family NAD(P)-dependent oxidoreductase encodes MSRRGVLLIGGNSDIGLAIARAFAESGDAVVGVGLEHSTDPVFERYLVADCSRPDAADLAVADAEAALGRIDVVVLAAARMPIGRADATSDEDWRGAIGATLDSAFFVARAALPRLAAGSSIVAVTSVNGSLAAPALPAYAAAKAGVDGLVRQLALDYGPHGIRVNAVQPGSISATDTGESEGYPLGRIGRPEEVAAVVAFLASDAASFVTGTSIAVDGGLSISSPAAWLKPALRERWL; translated from the coding sequence GTGAGCCGCCGCGGCGTGCTGCTGATCGGCGGCAACTCGGACATCGGACTCGCGATCGCCCGCGCCTTCGCCGAGAGCGGCGACGCCGTCGTCGGCGTGGGGCTCGAGCACTCGACGGACCCTGTCTTCGAGCGGTACCTCGTCGCCGACTGCAGCCGACCGGATGCCGCCGACCTCGCCGTCGCGGACGCCGAGGCGGCCCTCGGCCGGATCGACGTCGTCGTCCTCGCCGCCGCGCGGATGCCGATCGGTCGCGCGGACGCCACGAGCGACGAGGACTGGCGCGGCGCCATCGGCGCGACGCTGGACTCCGCGTTCTTCGTGGCCCGTGCCGCACTCCCCCGCCTCGCAGCGGGCTCCTCGATCGTCGCCGTGACCTCGGTCAACGGCTCGCTCGCCGCTCCCGCGCTGCCCGCCTACGCCGCCGCCAAGGCCGGTGTCGACGGGCTCGTGCGGCAACTGGCGCTCGACTACGGCCCGCACGGCATCCGCGTCAACGCCGTGCAGCCGGGGAGCATCTCCGCGACCGACACGGGCGAGAGCGAAGGCTATCCGCTCGGCCGGATCGGACGCCCGGAGGAGGTCGCCGCCGTGGTGGCGTTCCTCGCATCCGATGCCGCCTCGTTCGTGACCGGCACCTCGATCGCGGTCGACGGAGGCCTTTCAATCTCGTCGCCGGCGGCCTGGCTCAAGCCCGCGTTACGCGAACGCTGGCTCTGA
- a CDS encoding IclR family transcriptional regulator: MASESVGGTQTVERAMSLLACFTEESGELRVSELCTLTGLGQSTVSRMMSALDRMKFVIQDGRTGLYRLGPAAVSLGTIALNGSPIFRASRQIAQNLARKIEIGVNVAELSGFSFTYLCNFEGALAPKSFAMAGRTGPLHATGLGKALLSGMAADKVDEYFAQSPQRFTPHTIVDRDAMQVALDETRSRGYATEIEELAFGRACIAAPIHNRAGEIVAGLSASGPLSVLDLHAPHQELALQLIEAADEISVGLGYSPSRTVTAFATL; the protein is encoded by the coding sequence ATGGCATCGGAATCGGTGGGCGGCACCCAGACCGTCGAACGGGCGATGTCCTTGCTCGCCTGCTTCACCGAGGAGTCGGGTGAACTGAGGGTCTCGGAGCTGTGCACTCTCACCGGACTCGGCCAGTCCACGGTCTCGCGCATGATGTCCGCCCTCGATCGAATGAAGTTCGTGATCCAGGACGGCCGCACGGGCCTCTACCGCCTCGGACCCGCGGCGGTCTCGCTCGGCACGATCGCCCTGAACGGGTCGCCGATCTTCCGCGCATCGCGGCAGATCGCGCAGAACCTCGCCCGGAAGATCGAGATCGGCGTGAACGTCGCCGAGCTCAGCGGCTTCTCCTTCACCTACCTCTGCAACTTCGAGGGCGCGCTCGCCCCCAAGTCGTTCGCCATGGCCGGTCGCACCGGGCCCCTGCACGCCACGGGCCTCGGCAAGGCGCTGCTCTCCGGAATGGCCGCCGACAAGGTGGACGAGTACTTCGCGCAGTCGCCCCAGCGATTCACCCCGCACACCATCGTCGACCGCGATGCCATGCAGGTCGCGCTCGACGAGACCCGCAGCCGGGGTTACGCGACCGAGATCGAAGAGCTCGCCTTCGGCCGCGCCTGCATCGCGGCTCCGATCCACAACCGCGCGGGAGAGATCGTCGCCGGACTCTCCGCCAGCGGCCCGCTCTCGGTGCTCGATCTGCACGCCCCGCATCAGGAGCTGGCGCTGCAGCTGATCGAAGCCGCTGACGAGATCTCCGTCGGCCTCGGCTACAGCCCCTCCCGTACCGTCACGGCGTTCGCGACGCTCTGA
- a CDS encoding mandelate racemase/muconate lactonizing enzyme family protein has product MRITRVQTFPLYLSKEDANNSYAGDTGVEHRGYVIRPPWRSLYSPGYETLLVKIETDDGLVGWGEALAPVAPVVAAAIVDNLLTPLILGEDPRSVRTLWHRMSESMRERGHLTGHQADAMAAVDIALWDLWGHATGLSVSELAGGRFHEVLPAYVSGIRGVDDVERAEKAAELVEGGVRRIKLHLGVDIRTDLATFDAIRAVHPDLDLALDAHWTYRLGEARALGRELDDRKAWFFEAPLAPEDVEGHRDLAVALATPIAVGEAMRSRFEFTDWLARRALGVAQPDIGRTGITEGLAITAVADAFHVPVAPHHSAAFGIAMAAGVHVAASAASLLAFEYQPFTLPVANRLLTSPLEVRPDGGFLVPTGPGLGVTVDEAAIQEYVRH; this is encoded by the coding sequence GTGAGAATCACGCGCGTCCAGACCTTCCCGCTCTACCTCTCCAAGGAGGATGCGAACAACTCCTATGCCGGCGACACCGGCGTGGAGCACCGCGGCTACGTCATCCGACCGCCCTGGCGCAGCCTCTACTCCCCCGGGTACGAGACGCTGCTGGTCAAGATCGAGACCGACGACGGCCTCGTCGGCTGGGGCGAGGCGCTGGCGCCCGTCGCTCCCGTCGTCGCCGCCGCCATCGTCGACAACCTGCTCACCCCGCTCATCCTCGGAGAGGACCCGCGCTCGGTGCGCACCCTGTGGCACCGCATGTCGGAGTCGATGCGCGAGCGCGGGCACCTCACGGGCCACCAGGCCGACGCCATGGCCGCCGTCGACATCGCGCTCTGGGACCTCTGGGGCCACGCGACCGGGCTCTCGGTGTCCGAACTCGCGGGAGGACGCTTCCACGAGGTCCTGCCTGCCTACGTGTCGGGCATCCGCGGCGTCGATGACGTCGAGCGCGCCGAGAAGGCCGCCGAGCTGGTCGAGGGCGGAGTACGACGGATCAAGCTGCACCTCGGCGTCGACATCCGCACCGATCTCGCGACCTTCGACGCGATCCGCGCCGTGCATCCCGATCTCGACCTCGCACTCGACGCGCACTGGACCTACCGCCTCGGCGAGGCGCGCGCGCTCGGTCGGGAGCTGGATGACCGGAAGGCCTGGTTCTTCGAAGCGCCTCTCGCGCCCGAGGACGTCGAGGGGCACCGGGATCTCGCCGTCGCGCTCGCCACGCCGATCGCCGTCGGCGAGGCCATGCGCAGCCGCTTCGAGTTCACGGACTGGCTCGCCCGCCGTGCGCTCGGCGTCGCCCAGCCCGACATCGGTCGCACGGGCATCACGGAGGGACTCGCGATCACCGCGGTCGCCGATGCCTTCCATGTGCCGGTGGCGCCGCACCACTCCGCGGCCTTCGGCATCGCGATGGCCGCGGGCGTGCACGTCGCGGCGAGCGCCGCCTCCCTGCTCGCGTTCGAGTACCAGCCGTTCACCCTGCCGGTCGCCAACCGTCTGCTCACGAGTCCGCTCGAGGTGCGCCCCGACGGCGGATTCCTCGTCCCGACCGGCCCCGGTCTGGGCGTGACGGTCGATGAAGCGGCCATCCAGGAGTACGTGCGGCACTGA